A region from the Phycisphaeraceae bacterium genome encodes:
- a CDS encoding carboxymuconolactone decarboxylase family protein gives MKRLVATSLAISVLSLGALLYPVASAWRAPEKADAVPKHDIRYPTITTKEISMVSPALDRYTQDTVRGGLWKRSGLSPRDRGIVTLAALVARNQTVEMPYYLDLALDSGVKPGEVSEIITHLAFYSGWGNAMSAAAVAKDVFAHRKIGADQLPAALPDLLPLDKAAEAKRAATVEQQFGAVAPGLVQYTTDILFHDLWLRPGLAPRDRSLVTVSALVASGHVAQMPFHLNKAMDNGLTQAQAAEVITHLAFHAGWPNAMSALPVMKDVFEKRPK, from the coding sequence ATGAAACGACTCGTCGCTACGTCCCTCGCGATCTCCGTACTCTCGTTGGGGGCATTGCTTTACCCGGTCGCCTCGGCATGGCGCGCGCCGGAAAAGGCCGATGCCGTGCCGAAACACGACATTCGCTACCCGACCATTACCACGAAGGAGATAAGCATGGTTTCTCCAGCCCTCGATCGATACACGCAAGACACCGTCCGCGGCGGCCTGTGGAAGCGTTCCGGTTTGTCCCCGCGAGACCGGGGCATCGTGACGCTCGCGGCGCTCGTCGCCCGGAACCAAACTGTCGAGATGCCCTATTACCTCGACCTGGCGCTCGACAGTGGCGTCAAGCCGGGAGAGGTCTCCGAGATCATCACGCACCTCGCGTTCTACTCCGGGTGGGGGAACGCCATGTCGGCCGCGGCCGTCGCGAAGGACGTCTTCGCCCACCGCAAGATCGGGGCTGATCAGCTGCCTGCGGCTTTGCCCGACCTTCTCCCCCTCGACAAGGCCGCCGAGGCGAAGCGTGCGGCGACCGTCGAGCAACAATTCGGGGCTGTGGCCCCAGGGCTCGTGCAGTACACGACCGACATCCTGTTCCACGACCTGTGGCTGCGTCCCGGCCTCGCGCCGCGGGATCGGAGCCTTGTCACAGTCAGCGCGCTGGTCGCGTCCGGCCATGTCGCTCAGATGCCCTTTCACCTCAACAAGGCGATGGACAACGGCCTGACGCAGGCGCAGGCGGCGGAAGTCATCACACACTTGGCTTTTCACGCTGGCTGGCCGAACGCCATGTCCGCTCTCCCGGTCATGAAGGATGTTTTCGAGAAGCGTCCCAAATAG
- a CDS encoding RibD family protein, which yields MKPYVICHMAASIDGRTLLNRWRPEGVVAEGLFERVYQELAVDAWIVGRTTGQEYAKGKSYPAHSEEHFSREPWFAQRDAKAYGVVLDPHGKIAWGRSDVEGDHIVVVLTEQVPDTHLAGLRTDGVSYLFAGESQLDLPRALDSLARELGVKRLLLQGGGVTNGAFLRDGLIDEISLILFPAIDGVEGAPCVFQSSEADGSRQAKVTSITLASHRVLDGGAVWLRYTVR from the coding sequence ATGAAGCCCTACGTCATCTGTCACATGGCTGCCAGTATCGACGGCCGTACCCTGCTCAACCGTTGGCGTCCCGAGGGTGTGGTCGCCGAAGGTCTCTTCGAGCGCGTCTACCAGGAACTCGCGGTCGATGCCTGGATCGTCGGCCGCACCACCGGTCAGGAGTACGCCAAGGGCAAATCGTACCCGGCTCATTCGGAAGAGCATTTTTCGCGAGAGCCGTGGTTTGCCCAGCGTGATGCGAAGGCATACGGCGTCGTGCTTGATCCCCATGGAAAAATCGCCTGGGGAAGGTCGGACGTCGAAGGCGACCACATCGTGGTCGTTCTGACCGAACAGGTGCCCGATACGCATCTGGCGGGCCTCCGCACAGACGGAGTGTCGTACCTGTTTGCCGGAGAGTCGCAACTCGACCTCCCGCGCGCCTTAGACAGCCTCGCTCGGGAACTCGGGGTCAAGCGTCTCCTGCTCCAGGGCGGGGGCGTGACCAATGGTGCGTTCCTGCGCGACGGGTTGATCGACGAAATCAGCCTGATTCTCTTTCCCGCCATTGATGGCGTCGAAGGGGCACCGTGCGTCTTTCAGTCGAGTGAAGCGGACGGCAGCAGGCAGGCGAAGGTCACGTCGATCACGCTGGCCAGTCACCGTGTACTGGACGGCGGAGCCGTGTGGCTCCGGTACACCGTGCGGTGA
- a CDS encoding tautomerase family protein, which produces MPHVIVKLWPGKSEQQKARLAERITQAVTDVLGYGEESVSVVMEEVDARDWAEKVYKPDIVGKPEQMYKKPGYDLSDLPSS; this is translated from the coding sequence ATGCCGCACGTCATCGTCAAACTCTGGCCCGGTAAATCCGAGCAACAGAAAGCCCGACTCGCCGAGCGAATCACCCAAGCCGTCACGGACGTACTGGGCTACGGCGAGGAGTCCGTCTCGGTCGTGATGGAGGAGGTCGACGCGCGGGACTGGGCAGAGAAGGTCTACAAGCCCGACATCGTGGGCAAGCCGGAGCAGATGTACAAGAAACCGGGTTACGACTTGTCCGATTTGCCGTCATCATGA
- a CDS encoding aldo/keto reductase, translated as MIPGWAAAQPTSNEANKPVAAKSPLTKLNNGVQMPVFGVGTFALPTIQAADVVHFALTNGYRLIDTAKNYGNEKEVGEGIARSGVPRSELFVTTKLWIEDFGYDEALRAFDLSAKKLGLDQIDLYILHWPVPTDFKKTIAAYKALEKLYTDKRVRAIGVSNFKADHLKTLMDQTQVVPVLNQIELHPYLTQNDMREFHDQHGIKTESWSPIGGCFRIIPKDPTNIVDVLQDRVLVNLAQKYKKTTAQIILRWHNQHGLIVIPKSQHYERLLKNIDIFTFELAAEEMAAIDGVNRNLRGGPDPDKFDIPAFKELIRKRDGL; from the coding sequence ATGATTCCCGGCTGGGCGGCTGCTCAACCCACCTCGAACGAGGCGAATAAACCCGTCGCCGCCAAGAGTCCGCTCACAAAACTCAACAACGGAGTGCAGATGCCGGTCTTCGGCGTAGGCACCTTTGCGCTGCCCACCATTCAGGCGGCCGATGTCGTCCACTTCGCCCTGACCAACGGCTACCGGCTGATCGACACAGCCAAGAACTACGGAAACGAGAAGGAGGTCGGCGAAGGCATCGCCCGTAGCGGTGTGCCCCGGTCCGAACTGTTCGTCACCACGAAGCTCTGGATTGAGGACTTTGGGTACGACGAGGCGCTCCGTGCCTTCGATCTGAGCGCGAAAAAGCTCGGACTCGACCAGATCGACCTCTACATTCTGCACTGGCCGGTCCCGACCGACTTCAAGAAGACGATCGCCGCATACAAGGCACTTGAGAAGCTCTACACCGACAAGCGGGTCCGCGCGATTGGTGTGTCCAACTTCAAAGCGGATCACCTGAAGACGCTGATGGACCAGACGCAGGTCGTGCCGGTGCTTAACCAGATCGAACTCCACCCGTACCTTACACAGAATGACATGCGCGAGTTTCACGATCAACACGGCATCAAGACGGAAAGCTGGTCACCGATTGGCGGCTGCTTCCGTATTATTCCGAAGGATCCGACCAATATCGTCGATGTGCTTCAAGATCGGGTGCTCGTCAACCTGGCCCAGAAGTACAAGAAGACCACCGCGCAGATCATCCTCCGCTGGCACAACCAGCACGGGCTTATCGTCATCCCCAAGTCCCAGCACTACGAGCGACTGCTGAAAAACATCGACATCTTCACATTCGAACTGGCCGCAGAGGAAATGGCCGCGATCGACGGTGTGAATCGGAATCTTCGCGGCGGACCCGACCCGGACAAATTCGACATCCCGGCGTTTAAGGAACTGATCCGGAAGCGCGACGGACTGTGA
- a CDS encoding helix-turn-helix transcriptional regulator — MQIDWSQVRVHLRSTVRLRWRHGVSIDPWWDHRVRSVNATLRAQSLWYFWAGRGRMKLRAGWQDLQPGSCVWLTPGWSYQTTQDPKDPLGMNLIQFDLIEPDGSVRSCDHNQPGELVKLPSASMVEQITSRIIELLMGAGLSEAWIVRDGPVRQVATALLTALLMDLDAATDTAPITAESGLAQHQFYLIKNILDERTVSPESFPSVTQIARQHGFSRGHFTRVFQKVTGLPPNEFFIRRRIDRACNLLRGSPLTISQIAEALGYQNVHFFSRQFKHRVGVTPVVFRKSGEPSADAHRVSE, encoded by the coding sequence ATGCAGATCGACTGGTCTCAAGTTCGCGTTCATCTCCGCAGCACGGTCCGCCTCCGCTGGCGGCATGGTGTATCGATTGATCCCTGGTGGGACCACCGCGTCAGATCCGTTAACGCCACTCTCCGCGCCCAGAGCCTCTGGTACTTCTGGGCTGGTCGGGGCAGGATGAAACTCCGCGCCGGATGGCAGGACCTGCAACCAGGTTCCTGCGTCTGGCTCACTCCCGGATGGTCGTACCAGACGACGCAAGACCCCAAAGACCCTTTGGGGATGAACCTGATCCAGTTCGACCTGATTGAACCCGATGGTTCGGTTCGGTCGTGCGACCACAATCAGCCGGGCGAGCTTGTCAAGCTGCCCAGTGCCTCGATGGTGGAGCAGATCACCTCGCGCATTATTGAGCTGCTGATGGGTGCTGGCCTGAGCGAAGCGTGGATCGTCCGCGACGGACCTGTTCGTCAGGTCGCCACCGCTTTGCTCACAGCATTGCTGATGGACCTCGACGCTGCCACCGACACCGCCCCGATTACCGCCGAGTCCGGCTTGGCGCAGCACCAGTTTTACTTGATCAAGAACATCCTCGATGAGCGCACGGTCAGCCCTGAATCGTTCCCGTCCGTCACGCAGATCGCGCGGCAGCACGGCTTTAGCCGGGGACATTTCACCCGTGTATTTCAAAAGGTGACCGGTCTTCCACCCAACGAGTTTTTCATCCGCCGACGAATTGATCGCGCGTGCAATCTGCTCCGCGGCTCACCGCTGACGATCAGTCAGATCGCCGAAGCTCTTGGTTACCAGAATGTGCATTTCTTCTCGCGACAGTTCAAGCATCGTGTCGGCGTGACGCCCGTTGTCTTTCGCAAGAGCGGCGAGCCATCGGCGGATGCTCATCGCGTGTCGGAATAA
- a CDS encoding zinc-dependent alcohol dehydrogenase family protein: MRGAILYGPRDVRFEDREMPRIEKPTDAVIRMAATCVCGSDLWPYRGIQPISGPQPMGHEYCGFVEEVGNAVKNVKPGQFVVGSFATSDNTCPHCKHGYQSSCMQREFMTRAQAPFLRVPHADGTLVPTEDTPSEDLIPSLLATSDVLGTGWFAADAANVKPGSTVVVVGDGAVGLLGVLSAKQMGAERIIAMSRHAKRQTLAREYGATDIVTQRDDEGVAVIKDMTKGVGADSVLECVGTQQAMMQAIRCTRPGGYTSFVGVPHEMKLDGQDLFYSHVHLHGGPAPVRRYLPKLIDLVLSRTINPGKVFDLRLPLNQVAEGYRAMDERRAIKALLQP; encoded by the coding sequence ATGCGAGGAGCAATCCTGTACGGCCCGCGCGACGTCCGCTTCGAAGATCGCGAGATGCCTAGGATCGAAAAGCCGACGGACGCGGTCATCCGTATGGCTGCGACGTGCGTGTGTGGCTCAGACCTGTGGCCCTACCGCGGAATACAGCCGATCAGCGGTCCGCAGCCGATGGGACACGAATACTGCGGCTTCGTCGAGGAAGTCGGCAATGCGGTGAAGAACGTGAAGCCCGGCCAGTTCGTCGTCGGCTCATTTGCCACCTCGGATAACACCTGCCCGCATTGCAAGCACGGCTACCAATCATCTTGCATGCAGCGAGAGTTCATGACGCGGGCGCAGGCGCCCTTTCTGCGCGTCCCGCATGCGGATGGCACACTCGTGCCGACCGAAGACACGCCGTCTGAAGATCTGATTCCGAGCCTGCTGGCGACGTCCGACGTGCTGGGTACGGGCTGGTTCGCCGCCGACGCTGCGAACGTCAAGCCGGGATCGACCGTCGTGGTCGTCGGCGACGGTGCGGTCGGGTTGCTCGGTGTTCTCTCGGCCAAGCAAATGGGTGCCGAGCGCATCATCGCGATGAGCCGCCATGCAAAGCGCCAGACCCTCGCCCGCGAGTATGGCGCGACCGACATCGTGACCCAACGTGACGACGAGGGCGTGGCCGTCATCAAAGACATGACCAAAGGTGTTGGCGCGGATTCGGTTCTGGAGTGCGTCGGTACGCAGCAGGCGATGATGCAGGCGATCCGTTGCACGCGGCCCGGTGGGTACACTTCCTTTGTCGGAGTGCCGCATGAAATGAAACTCGACGGCCAAGACCTTTTCTACTCCCATGTTCACCTGCATGGCGGTCCCGCACCCGTGCGGCGATACCTGCCAAAGCTCATCGATCTGGTGCTGAGCCGCACTATAAACCCCGGAAAAGTTTTTGACCTGAGATTGCCGCTGAATCAGGTGGCTGAGGGCTACCGAGCGATGGATGAGCGAAGAGCTATCAAAGCCTTACTCCAGCCCTGA
- a CDS encoding chloride channel protein — protein sequence MKEDILHEMRKMPAVWRLYVLQRLAHWGIREETLLIGLSVVIGLAAGGAVWVFERTLKLIEHYYFYKLSQGLGITSGRLYLLPLLPAVGGLAVVMVRYIFHTEHSRLHGVSGIIFALIRKAARLRRTLGLETLLTSTLTIGTGGSAGPEAPIAVIGASVGSIIGSTAGISRRNLPTLIGCGAAAGISAIFFAPIAGVLFAMEVLLRDFSVRTFTPVVVSSVVATVMYQTITASGGGGLFAIPAGSAAYHFTFGEMPYYLFLGAVCGILAVMFTRGTAVVEHLSDRLAQRLPRRYHPALGAGLSGLCGVAVILLFRHDGYLGGPAGRFALDSYVPIFAGGYPTILRSLEPAWYTGMNTPAGQFAVLTLALLAVLSILKIVATSLTLGSGGSGGVFAPSLFIGATGGGAVGIVLHHFFPAIEPSSYALVGMGAVLAAAIQAPLMAIILLFELTRNYQVMLPAMLSVVTATLIQQLLVKESIYTLPLRAEGIGLGSPTGISALRRISVEDVPLRPAETIDPCEPAANLIRHGTPRASSDMVIIDRRGKYLGLLTLDDVRTMMLAPDSVSLLLAGDLVRSDVPPLVTTDTLDRAFEAFSRLEVDYLPVFAPTASDTGHRELMGLLSRADLMRRYHLELTG from the coding sequence ATGAAAGAAGACATCCTCCACGAGATGCGCAAGATGCCTGCGGTCTGGCGACTGTACGTGCTGCAACGGCTGGCGCACTGGGGCATTCGTGAAGAGACGCTGTTGATCGGTTTGTCGGTGGTGATCGGACTGGCGGCGGGCGGAGCGGTCTGGGTTTTCGAGCGGACGCTCAAACTCATCGAGCACTACTACTTTTACAAACTCAGCCAAGGTCTGGGGATTACCTCCGGTCGGCTGTATCTCTTACCGCTGCTCCCCGCTGTCGGCGGATTGGCCGTCGTGATGGTGCGCTATATCTTCCACACCGAACACAGCCGACTGCACGGCGTATCGGGCATTATCTTTGCCCTGATCCGCAAGGCGGCCCGCCTTCGTCGAACGCTCGGTCTGGAAACTCTGCTGACCAGCACGCTGACCATCGGCACCGGCGGATCGGCTGGACCCGAAGCTCCGATCGCTGTCATCGGAGCGTCCGTTGGCTCGATCATCGGATCGACCGCCGGGATCTCTCGTCGGAATCTGCCTACCCTTATCGGCTGCGGTGCCGCGGCTGGGATCAGCGCCATTTTCTTCGCTCCCATCGCCGGCGTCCTTTTCGCCATGGAGGTTTTACTCCGCGACTTCTCCGTCCGCACTTTCACTCCCGTTGTTGTCAGTTCCGTCGTTGCCACCGTCATGTATCAGACGATCACCGCTTCCGGCGGAGGCGGACTTTTCGCCATACCCGCAGGTAGTGCCGCTTACCATTTCACCTTCGGCGAGATGCCCTATTACCTTTTTCTGGGCGCGGTCTGCGGCATCCTGGCGGTGATGTTCACGCGAGGGACTGCCGTCGTCGAACACCTATCGGATCGTCTGGCGCAACGTCTCCCCCGCCGCTATCACCCTGCTCTAGGTGCCGGACTTTCTGGGCTTTGCGGTGTAGCGGTGATTCTCCTGTTCCGTCACGACGGCTACCTGGGAGGTCCAGCTGGGCGGTTCGCCCTCGACAGCTACGTGCCTATTTTCGCCGGCGGATACCCCACGATCCTCCGCTCCCTCGAACCTGCCTGGTACACCGGCATGAACACTCCCGCCGGACAATTTGCTGTGCTCACGCTGGCTTTGCTGGCGGTGCTGAGCATCCTCAAAATTGTCGCCACCTCGTTGACTCTCGGCAGCGGCGGATCAGGCGGAGTGTTTGCTCCGTCGCTCTTCATCGGTGCCACCGGCGGAGGAGCGGTCGGTATCGTGCTTCACCATTTCTTCCCCGCCATCGAACCAAGCTCCTACGCACTGGTTGGTATGGGGGCCGTCCTCGCCGCCGCTATTCAGGCGCCGCTCATGGCGATCATCCTCCTCTTTGAGCTGACGCGGAACTATCAGGTCATGCTCCCTGCCATGCTCAGCGTCGTCACTGCGACTCTCATCCAACAACTGCTCGTCAAGGAGAGCATCTACACTCTCCCCTTGCGAGCCGAGGGTATCGGGCTGGGATCACCCACGGGCATCAGCGCGCTTCGCCGCATCAGTGTCGAGGACGTTCCGCTCCGCCCTGCCGAAACGATCGATCCCTGCGAACCCGCTGCCAATCTCATCCGTCACGGCACTCCCCGTGCTTCCTCCGACATGGTCATCATTGATCGTCGCGGTAAGTACCTCGGCCTGCTCACTCTCGACGATGTTCGCACCATGATGCTCGCCCCGGACTCTGTTTCGCTTCTGCTGGCGGGTGACCTGGTGCGATCCGATGTGCCGCCGCTCGTTACTACCGACACACTCGACAGGGCATTCGAGGCGTTTTCCCGTCTGGAGGTGGACTATCTGCCGGTCTTCGCGCCCACTGCCAGCGACACCGGACATCGCGAGCTGATGGGTCTCCTCTCCCGTGCGGACCTCATGCGCCGCTACCACCTCGAACTGACCGGCTGA
- a CDS encoding aldo/keto reductase codes for MTTHTIPKITLNDGVTIPQMGFGTMNLSNVRDNSPESHEVTAKGVEAAIAAGYRHFDTAQMYVNEKGVGLGIARSGIPRAEFFLTTKLGNGNHRPDDVRRSFDQSLADLGVEQLDLFLMHWPLPTLYDGDYVSTWRAITRLVDEGLLRSAGVSNFQPNHLQRIIGETGRVPSVNQIEVHPYFGRREIFTACARHSIAVEAWSPLGQAKVLGDTTLGAIARKHDRSAAEIVLRWHTQQGRIVIPKTATPARMEQNIAVFDFTLAPEDLAAIDALNKGEAGRRGPNPDTFDWIPSASNPTPTVRR; via the coding sequence ATGACAACGCACACCATTCCGAAGATCACCCTGAACGACGGTGTCACGATCCCGCAGATGGGGTTCGGCACCATGAACCTGTCGAATGTTCGTGACAATAGCCCGGAGAGCCACGAGGTCACTGCGAAGGGCGTCGAAGCCGCGATTGCCGCCGGCTACCGGCACTTCGACACGGCCCAGATGTACGTGAACGAGAAGGGCGTCGGGCTGGGCATCGCCAGGTCGGGGATCCCGCGAGCGGAATTTTTTCTCACCACCAAGCTCGGCAACGGCAACCACCGACCCGACGACGTGCGACGCTCCTTCGATCAAAGTCTCGCAGACCTCGGCGTCGAGCAACTGGACCTGTTCCTCATGCACTGGCCGCTCCCGACCTTGTATGACGGGGACTACGTTTCCACGTGGCGTGCCATCACCCGTCTCGTCGATGAGGGGTTGTTACGGTCGGCTGGTGTGTCGAACTTCCAACCCAACCACCTGCAACGCATCATCGGTGAGACGGGACGTGTGCCCTCCGTGAACCAGATCGAGGTTCACCCTTACTTCGGACGGCGAGAGATCTTCACTGCATGCGCCAGACACAGCATCGCGGTCGAGGCGTGGAGCCCGCTGGGACAGGCCAAGGTGCTGGGCGATACCACGCTTGGCGCGATCGCCCGCAAGCACGACCGATCCGCAGCCGAGATCGTGCTGCGCTGGCACACGCAGCAGGGTCGCATCGTGATCCCGAAGACCGCGACGCCCGCGCGCATGGAGCAGAATATCGCGGTCTTCGACTTCACGCTCGCGCCCGAGGATCTTGCAGCCATCGATGCGCTCAACAAGGGCGAGGCCGGCCGACGCGGGCCGAACCCCGATACCTTCGACTGGATTCCGTCCGCCTCGAACCCAACTCCAACGGTGCGGCGATGA
- a CDS encoding DUF4838 domain-containing protein, whose translation MQRLMLCLLATLVSVAQVAAAENTPRLLLAENGKARCCVVVSNDEKFIEPDAFNWSPKTPFLKWAADDLAQYLGRMSGTEIPISDVPVDGLIPIYVGRTEDKWEHPTPYGDTYVLDVTPERIVLAGQSRRAVYYAASQLLGDLGVRWYAPGAIGEVVPERQTVDIEIGRREFAPDFMTRRLWCRPGDELRWMYRNRLGDATIPCGHAMHTFGASLPGWKKRQAEQHADFYSVVNGQAGYFPNMANPRVVEIFAKRAIELLDRSSHSGQSGKQARGFITISPDDGYLRDDRPEVVAMNSPGREPILGMPSFSDAWITFLNNICAEIERQSPGLEFKLGTLAYMNYIQPPRKVKPDARVVPVIAPISFNRYVSMGTPDAPTSQMLAELFKGWTAVSPRVGTYFYNFNLADMAMPYTRRVIWTRNIPLLHEWGVRDFTAESHPNWHTMMPGNFVAARLLWDTKSDVNALLDEYYPAYYGPAAAAMRAYDTTLEEAYESTKVFAGGVWGMHRILTPQVMKQLEASLIDAENASRGKGVFEQRVEIVRFSLTFAKTYFAARDALNRCDLMEAQKQGEAFIANYRAGFDKYPVFFGKNVSWSPNIERYFELFHYRTLKDAGRVAREGKVILTLPDELDAHLEAVEDGSKPSGKMPDDGAKWEPLKTYSAALDEQGHTFFRGVIWYRHSFAPLPAVDGTKKVMLWFGGLDSRVHVWLNHQDLGEKYVGSFGCWEVDITNAAHASKNNELLISVDNTFPNEIGTGGIVRPVLIYTTPK comes from the coding sequence TTGCAACGCTTGATGCTCTGTCTGCTAGCGACTCTTGTATCCGTGGCGCAGGTTGCAGCGGCTGAGAACACTCCGCGCCTTTTGCTGGCGGAGAATGGCAAAGCTCGATGCTGCGTGGTCGTCAGCAATGACGAAAAGTTCATCGAACCCGATGCTTTCAACTGGTCGCCCAAGACTCCGTTCCTCAAATGGGCTGCCGATGATCTGGCGCAATATCTGGGTCGGATGAGCGGCACGGAGATACCCATTTCCGACGTACCCGTTGATGGACTGATTCCGATTTATGTCGGGCGGACTGAGGATAAATGGGAACACCCCACGCCTTATGGCGACACCTATGTGCTGGACGTGACGCCGGAGCGCATAGTGCTCGCCGGCCAGTCACGGCGTGCTGTCTATTACGCAGCCTCTCAATTACTTGGTGATCTGGGTGTCCGCTGGTATGCGCCCGGCGCGATCGGCGAGGTGGTACCTGAACGACAAACGGTGGATATCGAAATCGGTCGCCGCGAGTTTGCCCCTGATTTCATGACTCGTCGGCTCTGGTGTCGCCCCGGCGATGAGCTGCGCTGGATGTACCGCAACCGGCTGGGTGACGCAACGATTCCCTGCGGTCACGCCATGCATACTTTCGGTGCCTCACTGCCCGGCTGGAAGAAACGTCAGGCGGAGCAGCACGCCGACTTTTACAGCGTCGTCAACGGACAGGCGGGCTATTTCCCCAACATGGCAAACCCGCGAGTCGTTGAGATTTTTGCGAAACGAGCCATCGAGCTTCTTGACCGTAGCTCGCACAGCGGACAGAGCGGCAAGCAGGCACGGGGATTCATCACCATCTCGCCCGATGACGGCTACCTCCGGGACGATCGGCCTGAAGTCGTCGCGATGAACAGTCCGGGACGCGAGCCGATTCTGGGAATGCCTTCGTTCTCCGATGCGTGGATTACTTTCCTGAATAACATCTGCGCCGAGATAGAACGTCAGTCGCCGGGACTGGAGTTCAAACTTGGAACGCTGGCGTACATGAACTACATCCAGCCGCCTCGGAAAGTAAAGCCCGATGCGCGTGTGGTGCCTGTGATCGCGCCGATCTCATTCAACCGTTACGTGAGCATGGGAACTCCGGACGCCCCGACATCGCAGATGCTGGCAGAGCTTTTCAAGGGGTGGACTGCTGTTTCGCCTCGCGTCGGTACGTATTTTTACAACTTCAACCTGGCGGATATGGCCATGCCCTACACCCGGCGGGTGATCTGGACTCGCAATATTCCGCTGCTGCACGAATGGGGTGTGCGCGATTTCACCGCTGAGTCACATCCCAACTGGCACACGATGATGCCGGGGAATTTCGTCGCGGCTCGGCTGCTGTGGGACACCAAGTCAGACGTCAACGCCCTGCTGGACGAATACTATCCCGCCTATTACGGCCCGGCGGCGGCAGCCATGCGAGCCTACGACACCACGCTGGAAGAAGCCTACGAATCCACCAAAGTTTTCGCAGGCGGCGTGTGGGGGATGCACCGCATCCTCACGCCTCAGGTGATGAAGCAGCTCGAAGCGTCGCTCATCGATGCGGAAAATGCCAGCCGAGGCAAAGGCGTTTTCGAACAGCGTGTGGAAATCGTCCGCTTCAGTCTGACGTTTGCAAAAACATATTTCGCAGCACGCGATGCGTTGAACCGCTGCGATCTGATGGAAGCGCAAAAACAGGGCGAAGCCTTTATCGCCAATTACCGCGCGGGGTTCGATAAGTATCCCGTCTTCTTCGGCAAGAACGTGTCGTGGTCACCCAACATCGAACGATATTTCGAGCTGTTTCATTACCGCACGCTGAAGGATGCCGGCCGGGTGGCGCGTGAGGGCAAGGTCATCCTCACCCTGCCCGACGAACTGGACGCTCATCTTGAAGCAGTAGAAGACGGCTCCAAACCATCCGGGAAGATGCCGGACGACGGAGCGAAATGGGAGCCGCTCAAGACCTACTCTGCGGCACTCGATGAACAGGGACACACCTTTTTTCGCGGCGTGATCTGGTACCGTCATTCATTCGCACCGCTGCCTGCGGTTGACGGCACGAAAAAGGTCATGCTTTGGTTCGGAGGTCTCGACAGCCGTGTGCATGTCTGGCTCAATCATCAGGACCTGGGCGAAAAATACGTCGGCAGCTTCGGTTGCTGGGAAGTGGATATCACCAATGCGGCCCATGCGAGCAAAAACAATGAATTGCTGATCTCCGTGGACAACACCTTTCCCAATGAGATCGGCACTGGCGGGATTGTCAGACCCGTGCTGATCTACACCACGCCAAAATGA
- a CDS encoding cupin domain-containing protein — protein sequence MKITRNGSQPSSKGPAEYFTGTVRIDSRFEGTDAARVSGATVTFEPGARTAWHTHPLGQTLLVTVGLGWAQVEGGPVEEIQSGDIVWFPPNVKHWHGASPTTAMTHIAIAEKLDGKNVEWMEKVTDKQYRK from the coding sequence ATGAAGATCACGAGAAACGGTTCGCAGCCGTCCAGCAAGGGTCCGGCCGAGTACTTCACGGGCACCGTTCGCATCGACTCCCGGTTTGAGGGCACCGATGCGGCCCGCGTTAGCGGTGCGACAGTCACGTTCGAGCCTGGGGCGCGCACGGCGTGGCACACGCATCCGCTTGGCCAGACGCTCCTCGTCACCGTCGGCCTCGGCTGGGCACAGGTTGAGGGTGGCCCCGTCGAGGAGATCCAATCTGGCGACATCGTGTGGTTTCCTCCCAACGTCAAGCACTGGCACGGAGCATCACCGACGACGGCGATGACGCACATCGCCATCGCCGAGAAGCTCGACGGAAAGAACGTTGAATGGATGGAAAAGGTCACTGATAAACAGTACCGCAAGTAA